One Undibacter mobilis genomic region harbors:
- a CDS encoding SDR family oxidoreductase, whose protein sequence is MRVFVTGATGFVGAAVVQDLIGAGHSVLGLTRSDKGAAELRAAGAEVHQGSLEDLDSLIRGAKAVDAVIHTAFNHDFTRFVQSCEDDRRIVEAMGNALVGTGKTLIVTSGTGVVHGLATEDSEPGQHPRAASEYATAAAASRGVRAMIVRLPQVHGDGDHAFVPLTINLAREKGEAVYIGDGSNRWPAVHRFDAAPVYRLALEKGTAFRYHAVAEEGVPFRDIAEVTGRRLNVPVVSKTRDEAAAHFGWFIHFASADMPASSAKTRAELKWNPAGPKLLPDIDREIYFET, encoded by the coding sequence ATGCGTGTTTTCGTCACCGGCGCGACCGGCTTTGTCGGCGCCGCCGTCGTCCAGGATCTGATCGGAGCTGGCCATTCCGTGCTCGGCCTGACGCGCTCGGACAAGGGCGCGGCCGAACTCAGGGCGGCAGGCGCCGAGGTGCATCAGGGCTCGCTCGAGGATCTCGACAGCCTCATACGCGGCGCCAAAGCCGTGGATGCCGTGATCCATACCGCGTTCAATCATGACTTCACCCGCTTCGTGCAGAGCTGCGAGGATGATCGCCGTATCGTCGAGGCGATGGGCAATGCGCTGGTCGGCACCGGCAAGACGCTGATCGTCACGTCGGGCACCGGCGTTGTTCACGGCCTTGCCACCGAGGACAGCGAGCCGGGCCAGCATCCCCGCGCGGCCTCGGAGTACGCCACCGCTGCCGCAGCCTCACGCGGCGTGCGGGCGATGATCGTGCGTCTGCCGCAGGTGCATGGCGATGGCGATCATGCCTTCGTGCCGCTCACCATCAATCTCGCGCGCGAGAAAGGCGAGGCGGTCTATATCGGCGATGGTTCGAACCGCTGGCCAGCGGTGCATCGTTTCGATGCCGCACCGGTCTATCGTCTGGCGCTCGAGAAGGGCACGGCGTTCCGCTATCACGCTGTTGCGGAAGAGGGCGTGCCGTTCCGCGATATCGCCGAGGTGACGGGCCGTCGCTTGAATGTGCCGGTCGTCAGCAAGACGCGAGACGAAGCCGCCGCGCATTTCGGCTGGTTCATCCATTTCGCATCGGCGGACATGCCGGCCTCGAGTGCGAAAACGCGCGCCGAACTCAAGTGGAATCCGGCAGGGCCGAAGCTCCTGCCGGATATTGATCGCGAGATCTACTTCGAGACGTAA
- a CDS encoding zinc-binding alcohol dehydrogenase family protein, which produces MKAVGYLKSLPLTDPKALVDFTADKPSPGPHDLRVAVKAISVNPVDTKVRMRAEPKAGEPPKVLGYDAAGVVEAVGADVTLFKAGDEVFYAGSIARPGTNSEFHLVDERIVGKKPTSLTFAQAAALPLTSITAWEMLFDRLGVKPAKTPDGRAVLVIGGGGGVGSIMIQLARRLTGLTIIATASRQETRDWCLKLGADHVIDHHKPLAEQLKAIGHPQVAMVAGITGTDQSAPQLADIIAPQGQFVLIDDPKSLNVMPFKPKSISVHWESMFTRSVFGAADMITQHKLLNEVSAMVDAGLMITTAAQELSPINAANLIKAHQQVETGTTIGKIVLSGW; this is translated from the coding sequence ATGAAAGCCGTCGGCTACCTCAAGTCCCTGCCCCTCACCGATCCCAAAGCCCTCGTCGATTTCACCGCCGACAAGCCCAGCCCCGGCCCGCACGACCTGCGGGTGGCGGTCAAGGCCATCTCGGTCAATCCGGTCGACACCAAGGTGCGGATGCGCGCCGAACCGAAAGCCGGCGAGCCGCCCAAGGTACTGGGCTATGACGCCGCCGGCGTGGTCGAGGCGGTCGGTGCGGACGTCACTTTGTTCAAGGCCGGCGACGAGGTGTTCTACGCCGGCTCGATCGCCCGCCCCGGCACTAACAGCGAATTTCATTTGGTCGACGAACGCATCGTCGGCAAGAAGCCCACGTCCCTCACCTTCGCGCAGGCAGCGGCACTGCCGCTGACCAGCATCACCGCCTGGGAAATGCTGTTCGACCGCCTCGGCGTGAAGCCCGCCAAGACACCGGACGGCCGCGCCGTGCTGGTGATCGGCGGCGGTGGCGGCGTCGGCTCGATCATGATCCAGCTCGCGCGCCGGCTCACCGGGCTCACGATCATTGCCACCGCCTCACGGCAGGAAACGCGCGACTGGTGCCTCAAGCTCGGCGCCGATCACGTCATCGACCACCACAAGCCGCTGGCCGAACAATTGAAGGCCATCGGCCATCCGCAGGTGGCAATGGTCGCCGGCATCACCGGGACCGACCAAAGCGCGCCGCAACTCGCCGATATTATCGCGCCGCAGGGCCAGTTCGTGCTCATCGACGACCCGAAAAGCCTCAACGTGATGCCGTTCAAGCCGAAGTCGATCTCGGTTCACTGGGAATCGATGTTCACTCGCTCGGTATTCGGAGCCGCGGACATGATAACCCAGCACAAGCTGCTCAACGAAGTATCGGCGATGGTCGACGCCGGGCTGATGATCACCACGGCCGCTCAGGAGCTGTCGCCGATCAATGCGGCGAACCTGATCAAGGCGCATCAGCAGGTCGAAACCGGCACGACCATCGGCAAAATTGTGCTTTCTGGTTGGTGA
- a CDS encoding winged helix-turn-helix transcriptional regulator, with the protein MLMPPQRLPKKAPKPPRDYDCAAGCPVEATLELIDGKWKGVILFHLQDGPVRFNALRRGLHGITQRMLTKQLRELEQAGLILRQVYAEVPPRVEYRLSPLGETMQPVIETLKNWGETYLKGRKRGEAGPINAMPADEARL; encoded by the coding sequence ATGTTGATGCCCCCGCAACGCCTGCCGAAGAAGGCTCCGAAGCCACCCCGCGATTATGACTGCGCGGCCGGATGTCCGGTCGAGGCGACCCTCGAACTGATCGATGGCAAGTGGAAGGGCGTCATTCTGTTTCATCTTCAGGATGGCCCGGTGCGCTTCAACGCCCTGCGCCGTGGCCTCCATGGCATTACCCAGCGCATGCTGACCAAACAGCTCCGCGAGCTGGAACAGGCCGGGCTGATCCTGCGTCAGGTCTATGCCGAGGTGCCGCCGCGGGTTGAATACCGGTTATCGCCGCTAGGCGAGACCATGCAGCCGGTCATCGAAACGCTGAAGAACTGGGGTGAGACCTACCTTAAAGGCCGCAAGCGCGGCGAAGCCGGTCCGATCAACGCCATGCCAGCCGACGAGGCGCGGCTGTAA
- a CDS encoding Do family serine endopeptidase, which translates to MIRSIAAVLVFVVASAVAAPAQDRRVPTTNEVRLSYSPIVKHVAPAVVNVYAAKTVQTRNPLFDDPIFRRFFGGGPGGLNQVQRSLGSGVIVDPTGLIVTNVHVIEGADEIKVSLADKREFEATVVLKDPRTDLAVMRIKDGAAFPFLEFANSDTLEVGDLVLAIGNPFGVGQTVTHGIVSALARTQVGVSDYQFFIQTDAAINPGNSGGALVDINGRLVGINTAIFSRSGGSQGVGFAIPANMVRVVVASAKGGGGAVRRPWLGATLQTVTPEIADGLNLKRPAGALISNVMRDGPAAKAGLKAGDLIVSIDGQDVDDSNAFDYRFATKPLGGSAKLGVMRAGREMAATIALETAPDAPRDEITIQSRSPFSGARVANLSPALADELQLQNIDTGVVIVGTDDGSVAGNLGFQRGDVIQEVNGTRVDKTRDLDRLSRTPSNGWRIVILRRGQKISAMFGG; encoded by the coding sequence ATGATCCGCTCGATAGCTGCCGTTCTTGTTTTTGTCGTTGCCTCCGCCGTCGCCGCACCGGCACAGGATCGCCGCGTGCCGACTACGAATGAGGTGCGGCTGTCTTATTCGCCGATCGTCAAGCACGTCGCGCCCGCGGTGGTGAACGTCTACGCGGCCAAAACCGTGCAGACGCGCAACCCGCTGTTCGACGATCCGATCTTCCGCCGTTTCTTCGGCGGCGGGCCGGGCGGACTGAACCAGGTGCAGCGCTCGCTCGGCTCCGGCGTCATCGTCGATCCGACGGGGCTGATCGTCACCAATGTCCACGTCATCGAAGGTGCCGACGAGATCAAGGTGTCGCTCGCCGACAAGCGCGAGTTTGAAGCGACCGTGGTGCTGAAAGACCCGCGCACCGATCTTGCGGTGATGCGTATCAAGGATGGCGCAGCATTTCCATTCCTCGAATTCGCCAACTCCGACACGCTGGAAGTGGGCGATCTGGTGCTGGCCATCGGCAATCCGTTCGGTGTCGGCCAGACGGTGACGCACGGTATCGTCTCGGCGCTGGCGCGCACGCAGGTCGGCGTCTCCGATTATCAGTTCTTCATCCAGACCGACGCCGCGATCAATCCGGGCAATTCCGGCGGCGCGCTGGTCGATATCAATGGCCGGCTTGTGGGCATCAACACGGCGATTTTTTCGCGCTCGGGCGGCTCGCAGGGTGTCGGTTTCGCCATCCCGGCCAACATGGTGAGGGTCGTTGTCGCGTCCGCCAAGGGCGGCGGCGGCGCGGTGCGGCGGCCGTGGCTCGGCGCCACGCTGCAAACCGTGACGCCGGAGATTGCCGACGGCCTCAATCTCAAGCGCCCGGCTGGCGCGCTGATTTCCAACGTCATGCGCGATGGGCCCGCCGCCAAGGCCGGCCTTAAAGCCGGCGATCTGATCGTCTCGATCGACGGCCAGGATGTCGATGACAGCAACGCCTTCGATTATCGCTTTGCAACGAAGCCGCTTGGCGGCTCCGCCAAGCTGGGCGTCATGCGCGCCGGCCGCGAGATGGCAGCGACGATCGCGCTTGAAACCGCGCCGGATGCGCCGCGCGACGAAATCACGATTCAATCGCGCTCACCCTTTTCCGGCGCGCGCGTCGCCAATTTGTCGCCGGCGCTGGCCGACGAACTGCAATTGCAGAACATCGATACTGGCGTGGTCATCGTCGGCACCGACGACGGTTCGGTCGCCGGCAATCTCGGCTTCCAGCGCGGCGACGTGATCCAGGAAGTTAACGGCACGCGCGTCGACAAAACGCGCGATCTCGATCGCCTGTCGCGCACGCCGAGCAATGGCTGGCGTATCGTGATTCTGCGGCGCGGGCAGAAGATCTCCGCGATGTTCGGGGGGTAA
- a CDS encoding replication-associated recombination protein A, which translates to MAARGTQSGPSLFAAAGLERDAPRPLADRLRPQKLEEVVGQDHLLGPDGVLTRMLSTRSLGSMVFWGPPGTGKTTVARLLAKATDLHFEQISAIFTGVADLKKVFEEARRRRELGQGTLLFVDEVHRFNRAQQDSFLPVMEDGTIVLVGATTENPSFELNAALLSRARVLVFKSLGPDAVEKLLERAEHTEGKPLPLDDNARLMLAGMADGDGRASLTLAEEVWRAARPGEVFDSAKLQEIVQRRAPIYDKSQDGHYNLISALHKSVRGSDPDAALYYLARMFDAGEPPLYIARRVVRMAIEDIGLADPQAMVIANAAKEVFDFLGSPEGELAIAQAVIYCATAPKSNAGYKAYGAARQVAKTAGSLVPPKHILNAPTNLMKEEGYGRGYAYDHDAEDAFSGQNYFPDALPRQQFYNPPERGFEREIKKRLDYWAKLRREKSGE; encoded by the coding sequence ATGGCCGCGCGCGGCACGCAAAGCGGTCCTTCACTGTTCGCCGCCGCCGGGCTCGAGCGCGATGCGCCGCGGCCGCTGGCCGACCGGCTGCGTCCGCAAAAGCTCGAGGAGGTCGTCGGGCAGGACCATCTGCTCGGTCCCGATGGCGTGCTCACGCGCATGTTGTCGACGCGTTCGCTCGGCTCAATGGTGTTCTGGGGTCCGCCGGGCACCGGCAAGACCACCGTGGCGCGGTTGCTGGCGAAGGCGACCGACCTGCATTTCGAGCAGATCTCGGCGATCTTCACCGGTGTCGCTGACCTCAAGAAGGTGTTCGAGGAGGCGCGGCGCCGCCGCGAACTGGGGCAGGGCACGCTGCTGTTCGTCGACGAGGTGCATCGTTTCAACCGCGCCCAGCAGGACAGTTTCCTGCCGGTGATGGAAGACGGCACCATCGTGCTGGTCGGCGCCACCACGGAGAATCCGTCCTTCGAGCTCAATGCCGCGCTTCTGTCGCGCGCGCGGGTGCTGGTGTTCAAATCGCTTGGCCCGGATGCGGTCGAAAAGCTGCTCGAGCGCGCCGAGCACACCGAAGGCAAGCCGCTGCCGCTCGACGATAACGCGCGGCTGATGCTGGCCGGGATGGCCGATGGCGACGGCCGGGCCTCGCTGACGCTGGCGGAAGAGGTCTGGCGTGCCGCGCGGCCGGGCGAAGTGTTCGACAGCGCGAAATTGCAGGAGATCGTGCAGCGCCGGGCGCCGATCTACGACAAGTCGCAAGATGGGCACTACAATCTCATCTCGGCGCTGCATAAATCGGTGCGCGGTTCCGATCCCGATGCGGCGCTTTATTATCTGGCGCGCATGTTCGACGCCGGCGAGCCGCCGCTCTATATCGCGCGGCGTGTCGTGCGCATGGCGATCGAGGATATCGGGCTCGCCGACCCGCAGGCGATGGTCATCGCCAACGCCGCCAAGGAGGTCTTCGATTTTCTCGGCAGCCCTGAAGGCGAACTCGCCATCGCCCAGGCCGTGATTTATTGCGCTACCGCCCCGAAATCCAATGCCGGCTACAAGGCCTATGGCGCGGCGCGGCAGGTTGCCAAGACGGCCGGCTCCCTGGTGCCGCCCAAACACATCCTCAATGCGCCGACAAACCTGATGAAAGAGGAAGGCTACGGCCGCGGCTATGCCTATGACCACGATGCCGAGGACGCTTTCTCGGGACAGAACTACTTTCCCGATGCACTGCCACGCCAGCAGTTCTACAACCCGCCGGAGCGCGGATTCGAGCGCGAAATCAAAAAGCGGCTCGATTACTGGGCGAAGTTGCGCCGGGAGAAGAGCGGGGAATGA